In one window of Syngnathus typhle isolate RoL2023-S1 ecotype Sweden linkage group LG7, RoL_Styp_1.0, whole genome shotgun sequence DNA:
- the tmtc2b gene encoding protein O-mannosyl-transferase TMTC2 isoform X2: MNVFLLAAWGVILLGCRLYWMGNKPPNFSNSDNPAADSPSLLTRTLTFLYLPAVNFWLLLCPITLSFDWSMDTLPLIKSLADWRNAHTLLFYLGFLLLAWFSVWKQPRAKGKETYLKAHLCTNGKNGNSNGHSYQNHENEHTSNSCMSTHRIQNGTQKLQESRTSLPPTENVVVFSLGLLAIPFLPATNLFFYVGFVIAERVLYIPSMGFCLLVAVGLRSLYIRLRKRSSRTLLVYCSAAVILLFGVKTVLRNRDWENEEMLYKSGISVNPAKAWGNLGNVLKSQGKMEEAEQAYRNALYYRSNMADMLYNLGLLLQESNKFSEALHYYKLAIGSRPTLASAYLNTGIILMNQGRLEESKRTFLTCADIPDENLKDPHAHKSSVTSCLYNLGKQLHEQGQQEEALSIFKQAIQKMPRQFAPQSLYNMMGEAYMRLNKLTEAEHWYRESLRAKPDHIPAHLTYGKLLATTGQKSEAERYFLKAIQLDPTKGNCYMHYGQFLLEESRLLEAAEMAQKAARLDSEEFDVVFSAAHMLRQASLNAAAEKYYGQAASLRPNYPAALMNLGAILHLNGKLQEAEANYLRALRLKPDDTITQSNLRKLWNIMEKQGLKTTSP; the protein is encoded by the exons ATGAATGTATTTCTGCTGGCAGCCTGGGGCGTAATCCTGTTGGGCTGCCGTTTATACTGGATGGGTAACAAGCCCCCAAACTTCTCCAACTCCGACAACCCAGCAGCGgactccccctccctcctcaccAGGACACTGACCTTTCTCTACCTACCTGCCGTCAACTTTTGGCTTCTTCTCTGCCCCATCACACTCAGCTTTGACTGGTCCATGGACACCCTACCTTTGATCAAGAGCCTCGCTGATTGGAGGAATGCTCATACACTCCTATTCTATTTGGGATTTTTGCTTCTGGCTTGGTTCAGTGTGTGGAAGCAGCCAAGAGCCAAGGGCAAGGAGACTTATCTTAAAGCTCATTTGTGTACCAATGGAAAGAATGGAAACAGCAATGGACACAGTTACCAGAATCATGAAAATGAACATACGAGCAATTCTTGTATGAGCACTCACAGAATACAGAATGGCACccaaaagctccaggagagcagGACCTCGCTACCTCCTACAGAAAATGTTGTGGTGTTCTcgctcggccttttggctatcCCTTTCCTCCCAGCCACAAACCTCTTTTTCTACGTAGGCTTTGTGATCGCAGAAAGAGTACTTTACATCCCCAGCATGGGATTCTGCCTGCTGGTAGCTGTGGGGTTGAGGTCTCTCTACATCCGACTGAGAAAGAGGTCCTCTAGGACTTTGTTAGTTTACTGCAGCGCAGCCGTGATTTTGCTTTTTGGTGTTAAGACTGTTTTGAGGAATCGAGACTGGGAGAATGAAGAGATGCTCTACAAATCAGGGATTTCAGTTAATCCTGCAAAAG CATGGGGCAATCTGGGAAATGTCCTGAAGAGCCAGGGCAAGATGGAGGAGGCAGAACAGGCATACAGAAATGCGCTCTACTACCGCAGCAACATGGCTGACATGCTGTATAATCT TGGTTTGCTGCTGCAGGAGAGCAACAAGTTCTCAGAGGCGCTTCACTACTATAAGCTGGCTATTGGGAGCCGGCCAACTCTGGCCT CCGCCTACTTGAATACAGGCATTATCCTGATGAATCAGGGTCGCCTGGAGGAGTCTAAGCGCACTTTTCTAACCTGCGCTGACATTCCAGACGAGAACCTGAAGGACCCTCACGCCCACAAGAGCTCGGTCACCAGCTGCCTGTACAACTTGGGGAAGCAGCTTCATGAGCAGGGACAACAAGAG GAGGCCCTCTCCATCTTTAAACAAGCAATACAGAAGATGCCAAggcaatttgcaccgcagagcCTCTACAACATGATGG GAGAGGCCTATATGAGACTAAACAAACTGACTGAAGCTGAACACTGGTACCGAGAGTCCCTGCGAGCCAAGCCGGACCACATTCCTGCACACCTCACCTATGGAAAACTGCTGGCTACCACA GGGCAGAAATCAGAAGCAGAGAGGTACTTCTTGAAGGCTATCCAACTGGATCCCACAAAGGGCAACTGTTACATGCATTATG GTCAGTTCTTGTTGGAAGAGTCACGCCTGCTGGAAGCGGCAGAGATGGCACAGAAGGCGGCGCGACTCGACAGCGAGGAGTTTGATGTGGTCTTCAGTGCTGCTCACATGCTCAG ACAAGCCAGCCTGAATGCAGCAGCTGAGAAGTATTACGGACAAGCAGCAAGCCTGAGACCCAAC TATCCTGCAGCCTTGATGAACTTGGGAGCAATCCTCCACCTCAATGGGAAACTTCAAGAAGCTGAAGCTAATTACCTCCGAGCGCTGCGCCTCAAACCGGATGACACCATCACCCAGTCCAATTTGCGAAAGCTGTGGAACATCATGGAGAAACAAGGCCTCAAGACCACGAGCCCTTAA